The Nesterenkonia xinjiangensis genome contains a region encoding:
- a CDS encoding DUF6612 family protein: MTRTPCATGATSIAGIALLTLTGCVGLGPGESQAGPSTDATRGDGVQIPDEHGAELVHPLEDPEIFAEMRTAAEDLESLRMGATMTFELDAPWLTQEQHLEMTAEGAADFSEVHVTASLTEQGDPVEDIEAYIQDGTGVENIDDQGWTDSPSSTIDEGTDSTYAAVLEAVIAMEDLLEVDYDDDSYTLEYAGSDAEIFDSLEDPFSLNLDGYEPEETDMTVEVLLDPQTLLMEEFEFTLYTQESPNPISLGMEISVEYSMFNEVPPLEIPEDVLEEAYGPQH; encoded by the coding sequence ATGACACGCACCCCATGCGCCACCGGCGCCACCAGCATCGCTGGCATCGCCCTGCTCACGCTGACCGGATGCGTCGGCCTCGGCCCCGGCGAGAGCCAGGCGGGCCCATCGACCGACGCGACCCGTGGGGACGGGGTGCAGATCCCCGACGAACATGGCGCGGAGCTGGTCCATCCGCTCGAGGACCCGGAGATCTTCGCCGAGATGCGCACTGCGGCCGAGGACCTCGAAAGCCTGCGGATGGGCGCGACGATGACCTTCGAGCTGGACGCTCCCTGGCTCACCCAGGAGCAGCACCTCGAGATGACCGCCGAGGGCGCGGCCGACTTCAGCGAGGTCCACGTGACCGCCTCCCTGACGGAGCAGGGAGACCCAGTGGAAGACATTGAGGCCTACATCCAGGACGGCACGGGCGTCGAGAACATCGACGACCAGGGCTGGACGGACTCCCCCTCCAGCACGATCGACGAGGGGACCGACAGCACCTACGCGGCCGTCCTGGAGGCCGTCATCGCGATGGAGGACCTCCTGGAGGTCGACTACGACGACGATTCCTACACCCTGGAGTACGCCGGCAGCGATGCGGAGATCTTCGACTCGCTGGAGGACCCCTTCTCCCTGAACCTGGACGGCTATGAACCCGAAGAGACCGACATGACCGTCGAGGTCCTCCTCGATCCGCAGACGCTGTTGATGGAGGAGTTCGAGTTCACCCTGTACACCCAGGAGTCGCCGAACCCGATCAGCCTCGGCATGGAGATCAGCG